TCAGTCTCAATTTGGCCTTATTGTATTAACGACCATAAAACCACTGTATCTCTACCTAACCTTGCAGTTGtataaagtttttttaaaaactacaAACCAAGGAAATAATTAGCGAATGACTCGCCTTAACTCTTCAAAAAAGAAGTTCTTTAATTGATAATTTAATTGTTGATATCAAAAATCTCTGTTTAGTTTCTGCCTTAAAATTGAACTGATGACTTAAGACGCAGTTTAATGTTTCCTTCACCTTTTAATCCGTTTTAACGTTTCAAATGTTTTAGTAAACTGTTTGTTGTCTGGTGTCATTTATCTCTTTTGTCAGAGCAAAATCtttgatcttttgttttaacaGGCTAAAAGCATAAGCGACTGTGACCTTGCCGTCAGTATTTCTTAAAAGCAAACACAGAGCCGAGGAGAAAAGATCGCAGTAAGGTTTTGACAAAGTCTTTTCAAAGGCTAGGCAATCAGTTAACGCATATGACATATCACATTCAAGGTACAAAAAAGCTAAAACATTAAGCTCAGCTGCGTAAAATCCCAACAAAACACCTTATGATGTCACTGCTACTAGCTGAAAAAGACATAAAaatacaaaacgaaaaaacaatGGCTTCCCAAAAATTGAATTTAAGCTAAAAAAGAGGCAAGCTATTAAAAAGGGCGGATAATCAAGAGCTTAACTTGTTGTATTGTAGATCCTGGTGTCTCTTTCATCCAAAATGATATTACTCTTAGCCAGTGTTTGTGAATACATGCATCTGAACATCTCTTCAGGAGGATTGCGTAGTACGTTTTTTGCTATTTAGCTCAGTTCCGTTTCCAGACGCGAAATGTAGCGTTTTACTGCTAGGCTCCTTTTCGCAATACTGATTGCAAGATGCCACCAGATAATTTTTAAggccttttttttaaacattcatATAGGCTATATGTAGCCTATAGTCGGGTATTTCCTAGGTGCACGAACTCATCAGGTTCCCAAAGTCATTGATAaacgagaaattaaaaaaaactggaaGAAATTATGAACGCGTGCAGAGGATATCGCGGCCTGCAAAATAAACCTCAAAGGCGACACCTTCACTTTGGGTGTTATTGGGAAAGATATTTATTTACGccggaaaaaaaagaacaaacaaacaaactgcagcCGAATCCTGACCTCTGAGCCTTGCGACTAGAGCAAGTCAGTTTTCAAGAACTGTACTGAACTAGACCGGTTTTCTCGCTTGATCCAAGGCCAAGAGATCACGACTTTAAATATCGCGCTAACTTTCTCGGGCTTTACCGTAGTTTACGTTTCCTTGTTTTATTAGCTGTTTATGGCACGAGTTGGAAAAACGCGGATCATACACAGTACGGTCCTCAAAATCGGTTTACCAGAAGCTGCTCCTGGGTTTACTTGTTAATGAAagctttttcttttcccttcaGGATCTCAATGTTACATGATTCAACATCCTTGTTACTGGAATGCTCCGTACACCTGCTATGCACCAGGGGCTCATGGGTACAGTTTTCATGGTAACCCTTCTCTCTGTTCTACGCAAGGTAAATTTAGTAGTTTTTGTATGCTCTCGGGAAATTTTGCTGGTGCTTAGATAGAGACATTAACAATAACAGCAACAATAAcaatcatgataataataataatgtgctAAAACAGCACAAAATTAAGCTATCAGCGAAGCTAAAAGTCTATCAAGCTGTTGTACGGATGTGAGACTTGGATTTTGTATAGGAGACATATCAAACAGCTAGAACGCTTCCATATGCACAGCCTGAGCTCAATCCTTGGTGTCCGTTGGCAGGATAAAGTCACCAACCTTGAGGTCCTAGACAGAGCAGAGACCACTAGTATAGAAGCTATGATATTGAAAGCTCAACTTCGTTGGACAGGACATGTAACCCGTATGGATGACTCCAGAATCCCAAAACAGCTCCTATACGGCGAGCTTTGCCATAGGAAAAGAAAGAGGGGTAGGCCTCAGAAACGCATCAAAGACAAAGTTAAAGCGAACATTAAGTATGCTGACATACCCCCAAACCAGCTTGAGAAACGAGCACAAGAACGTGCTGGCTGGCGCACATTAACAAAGCTCGCAtgtgagaactttgaaagaACACTCCGCAAGAGCATTGCTGAGGCCAGAAGCAGACGGAAACAGCGGAAGCAGCAGTGTCCAGAGAGCAGGGTCAGTTCCAGTTTATCTGTCAGCATTGCGGACGACCCTGTAGATCTAGAATTGGGCTCCTGAGCCATCTACGAATGCAAAACAGATGAGAGAGAGAACTGCACGGAGAAGTCATCATCGGATACGATGGACAAACAAGACAATAATTGCGTTGTCAAAACTGTACAGCGCAAGGAAGACCAAAACAAGCGAAGAATCGGACGTCAGATGCAGGTTGTGTGGAAGGGCGCAGGGGTCTATCGCACATGAGCTATCAAGTTGCAGTGCACTGGCACAGAAGAAGTATCTATCAAGACACAACGGAGCACTCAAAATACTTTTCTTTGAGCTGCTGAAAGACTACCAACTGACGGAGGCCGCTCCGCCTTTGGGTACTCAGCAACGAAACCTAAGCAGCTTTACCAAAATGATCAAGTGACGGCATATTGGGATGTACCAGTATATGCAGACCACATAGAGGTGCGAGCTAACAGAGTGGACGCGAGGATCGTACATAAGGAGAGGAAGACAGTAACCCTGTTGGAGATGACCTAGGATTGAGAACCGGAAACAGAAGGACGAGGAGAAAACCTGCAAGTACGCGCCACTACGATGGCAAATCAAGAAGCAGTACCCGGGCTATAAGATCACTCAAATCAACATTATAATGGATGCACTTGGTGGATGTTCTAAGGGATTGAGTAGTAGTGTGTGTAAAATACTATAGGAGCAAAGCGAAGCAGAGATGTTTCAGGAAGGATGCAGAAGTCTGTTTTAAGTAGTAGCCTGAACATTGCCAGAACTTTCAAGGTGTTGTGCTAGATTAAGATGCTCAAACACCCGTTGCATCGACCTGGTGGCTAGCATAGACCATTTTAAGACTTTTAAAATttagattttttaattttttttttatgtttaactGATTTTCTTAGTTTATCACACGATTTTATTGTAAAGTTATACGCAGGGCTAGTCACGGGTTCCCGCCTAGCTCCCTGtgtgttttttattttacagCTGGCATTCAGATGTTGACATACTGcctatcataataataataataataataataataataataataataattcaataCTTCTATTGCGCGCATTAGAACGTCAAAAATAAAGATCTATTTAATATAGTGACAATAAAAATGAAGcctataatagtaataaaactTTTCTAAGTATCCAAGATACGTATAAAATTATAATAAGAGCTGTATCTAAGTTagatataaaattataataatagtatTGCAAATAAAAGCTATAGTGAGATTTATATTTCTATTAataaaaagcagccctaaagaGAGGTGTCTTGAGTTGACGCTTAAACGAGCTAAGGTCCGAGATTGTGCAAAGCTCAGGTGGCACTAAGTTCCAGAGTGAAGGTGCAGCTACTGCAAACGATCGATCGCCCGTTGTCTTCTTAGTCTCGTTTCTAAAATGAGGGTACGCAATTTACGCATTACACTTTGCTTATGACCTCGGTTTGAAAAAGAGGCTCGAAGAGAAAGTAGCCTATTGACACAATTGGCTTAATCGCTCAGTTAGTAATGACTGCTCAAATTGTGTAATCTACCGGTCATGGCTCCAAGAACTCTAgaagccctttttttttcaagttcaaatttTTTATCAGCTGTTTACAGATATCATTATTTTAGACACCCACCGTTAAACAcagttattttgttttcctcaGATTTATTAAACAACGAGGCCAGCAGTGGCAACTCTCTAACTCCCTCAGAAACCTTCGTCGAAACTGTTTACGGTCAAACAAGACCGCGCAGACCAAGAAGACCCTGGACCCGAGCTGTCTTCTCCAACTTACAACGAAAGGGTCTCGAGAAAAGATTTCAGGTTCAAAAATATCTGACAAAAGCCGACAGGCACCAGTTAGCTTCTATGTTAGGCCTATCCGATAGCCAAGTGAAAGTATGGTTTCAAAACAGAAGAATGAAATGGAGACAAGAAGCGAGGGAGTCTGTCACGAGTTCAAATACTGGGCCAGAAGACTGAGCGGAATATGGGACCTAGGgtctctgggaacgaggttggggcACTGACAACTTCTAAGCATCTGTAGACTAAAGTGTGCTTAGACTTAACTGTGCTTATTTCTAAGCATCTGTAGACTAAATTGTCCAAGAGTTGTAACGTTTACTAAAAAGGAAGATCTTGAATAAAATCAATATTCTCGAAGAAATGGTCGCCCGTGACCTGACGCGCAAATACGAAAACCGTAAgcgattaaaaaaaatcatttttacaATTGCGCAGAAAAGAATTTTAGTAGATAGATTTAGTTTTGCGTTTACGGCAGACGGCAAACGTGagactgaaatttgcgttttgccgaaaatcaaagaaactggtCTGATTTTAGCTCCTTTTTTTGCCTGTTATCTACAAATGTCGCGCAACTTCTAAAACGAGAGAGAAAAGTTCGAATACgataattttcatgcttttatgacaagcaacaGCCTGCAGTTtgacgtttcccgtttcacATTTCCCGTTTCACGGAAACGTGATCCTAAATCTCTCTATTCTTGACAATAAAATTCATGTGAATAATATTGCAAAACACCCGGGATCGGCGAGACCGGCTATTTAAGGAGTGAAGGCTGAACTAcaggcaggggcacccaacgtcaactTTCGGataatatctgttcggaagaagatttgagatctagaattttcgaaacatttgttgtaaaatttcttgcttgcctaccTGTCCTAGGATTCTCGAACATCCAAAAattggtataattgcccatttctAATGGATTTTTATCCTAAAAAGGTcaactagaattttcgggagcctttgttctggctgaaattttcgaaaaggtaagttttgatccctataattttcggatcactagactttcagctaggaaatccgaacagatgaaaaatttttcggggataaaaatatgcctatatctaccgtttaaatactaaaataggtttaacaatgctatgtttagtgCGTTTTGTCGAATACAAATTTTGCACAGATCAAAGTATGTTGTTGAAACTCACCTGAATCTCGTGTAAAAGCCAGTTCTgcatttttctgtgactgatttcattttgttaaacccagtttaattaatcatgtcttgttggtgtgaatgaaGTATTCGAGATTTCATCTAGTTTGAATAAGGGCAATGGCGCTTAAGAATTCTACTGGGCACATTGACGTGTAAAAGTATGATCGAAGTATATTTCCTTTCATGGAAAATTGGCATATACGGCCACGCCACAGTCTCTTAAAAAACAATTCCACTCGGGCAAAGGAAGTACAAATAACTTGGAAAAAGGTGGGGTAAATTTGGAATTATCTTGCAACCACTGGAACAAAACACCGTTTTATTGAAGGATACAATTAAGCTTTAGTTGGTTCATTAAGTTAACATCTTTAAAATAAGTTCGTCGTCGTTTTAATTCGTACTTCTTACAGAAGTCACTGcatatttttcttattacaaTTGCTTGGCTCGAGAAACATTGAGTGCGAATTTAGTCACTCCCTTGATTCACaagcttttaaaaaataattaagataatACGCGCAccctcattggtcaatagctgtggtTAGATCAGAGAGTATGTAaccacggctgtgacatcacacgaattttgattgctTATGTGTTGTTAGACGCGCGTTTCGAGAGACCTAATTGGCTAATTCAATTTAGTATCAcgcaactagtggactaatgcaaatgctgcattttgattggctacgctactagtggactattagtaatagtcctcgagtagctaaaagcgtgacgctttctttcgttctatttccaaataaatatattatcaacttgcatttgctaactttatatTATTGCgtttttctgtccgactagttgtgtgatacaaaaacaattagacccttcgccctcaagggccacgggtctaattgttaagtgcTACCCAATTTTTGGATTAggtatttccaaatcatttaaatattaatgctacattatcatgcaaatacagtaCACAAAGAATTACTAATGCAAAAATTGGGTACAAGATTAAGTTAGCCATGCAATCAGGTCTATTGGCCAGTAGGAAATATGAGagtgtatcaagaaaatgtttcaatcaagaagtaacaAAACCAGCcgattttccttcatttgtcgatttatttttgagaaatattttataaaagcaatagaagactttttccgtgttttcatagcctcatctaaacactcggggagttgggagaattcgagaccgTTATGAAAACCCTGAGACGCTCCTTCGTGTTCAGATGAGGTtatgtaaacacagaaaaagttCTCTATATTGCTTAAATACTACTACAAATAAtgttcgcgtgctctgattggttcactcaatctcggttatcagctcatataccttagtttcaccttatatggtaaatgattgcgcaaagcgttgcaaaactaaaattttttgcgccggaaagcgaaatttctctttgaataaagccaaaaaagaaaagaaacttttttgtgtggaaagtttggatcaattccgacgtttagaagtacgcgaaaaggcaagaaatgtttttgtgatgagcctacgtctgtccgaccacaaggtattacacaacatcgcatcttcatcaagttttctccatttcgctcggattttctcgcttttttcgctcgtatttcgttcgtccaaatttttggagtttaaggaatttaataaaacaattattccactcgcgcttgttggatatgagactggttatagccaacgaggcgctacgcgcctcgttggctatttaccatctcatttCCAATtatgcgcgctcatggaatagcAAATGTAGGCCAAGTTTTACTTCTGCACAAGTCTGCAATCGAATGGTTTAGTTCGTATCGCGATACATCCtctaaattttatattttactaACTAAGAACAATTAACACACATAAAATTGATCACTTAAAATTACTGACTGCGGGAAAAACCGAAACTCTTTACCTTTGCAATGCTTTAGGTCAACATTAGTGGAGGTTTCGAGTTGTTTCCCAGTCTTCATTTCCCCCTTAGTCTATATTATACATTTTACACGGACCACAAATCAAATTCTCTTACCTGCATAAGACGCACAGTGACGAAACTCCAAATGAACCTTCCGAGTTAAAGGCAAGAAATACGATGCCACGAATCGCAACAAACCACTCCCGTTCTTCGTTCGCATATCTTTTGTGTAAACCAAGCCAAGTCCACGAAGCAAACCGTCGGTAGTTCTTAATTCTCGTCTTTTCTCATTATCTAACTTATTCCTGGTCTCCATGAAAACCCTTGAACTTCATCTTAACGAAAGAAAGTTGTCCACCGCTTCGGTCAAACTTGCACGTGGCTCCGATGTCTGACCAAAATGCAAATTTACTCGGTTTTTTGGTCGCTGTTACATCTAAATTATGGGCTTTGTTCCTTTGGGACTAAccaaaaataactttaacaaCAATATTGAAAACGTAGCCACGTTTGAAAACTAAttgttgaaaattttttttgtaacagaTTGAGCTAAAATTTTCGCAGCCATTTTCCGCTTGGATTTCGCAAACAAACATCTGCAGCCACTTTCAAGATTTTCGCGCCTTTTTTGTGAAGTGACAACGTGACGTCATCAAGAGAtaataaaaaggaaaggaaattatttaaacaaatagattccatgtagccgtgcgtctgttcagtaatagatcacagatgacgtcaaaatgtggtaagaacaaaaaagtggcacacgaggtgatagccgagtgtgtcactgatgtttttaccacattttgacgtcttctgtactgaacagacccacggctacatggaatctatttgttttatataataaagaattaaactttattcgcataaaagctgatggtgacgtcaatcgtgcgtctgtcctctaatagatcataggcaagaaccaatcaaaatccgtgaataacttgggttattatataaagatGTCTTGTCCACTCTGAAGATATGCTGATAACAATGATATGTATAATTGATGGTGACGAACAAAAGAGTTATACGTTAATGTGGTGATGACGAAATGCTCAAGGCTTTTCAATGGCACGTGGGTATTTTAGGCCTAGCACGTGCAATCCGTGCATCGCCGttcgttttttctttgaaaaactaaaagacctcttACTCacctcgtttatatctctgtgATAACCAGCCGCGcggaaaattcaggacttcaacggggtttgaacccgtgacttcgcgataccggtgcgacgctctagccgactgagctatgaagccactgacgttgggagctggtcatgtGTGGGTTCCAATTTTTCCGTGAGGAATGaccaatgaacgaaatgatatatacAATGAATCATGTACTTAAATGCGAATATAAAACGACCAGCTCCCAAGgtcagtggcttcacagctcagttggtcagAGCGTCGCACCAACATCGCGagttcacgggttcaaaccccgttgaagtcctgaatttcagacttctctacgcagtcgttaaaattgcgtccataactgtgaggatcatagctttacttgatttcatatccgcagttcagtagatgattcatttcatatatcatttcgttcgtagTATTCCCTACAAGTTTTTTTATGTCGTTTCCGTTACATAACTTATAAAATTGTGAaccttgcaagcaactatttcaaacagccaagaaatTTTCGTTTTGCGGATTTTGACatggcaatctttgtggcagttgaaccttccgtttgacttcaactagtttcctttcccgcgcgGTAGATTACCACAaagatataataaacatcttactaaACTCGTTTTCTTGGTTCGTACTGTAAATCATAgttattagtaaaatccaactagtggtctattatcaatgctgcgctctgattggttgagctactagtaggctatttgttatagcccactagtagcgaaagcgccggctttgaaaaccaaaacaacaattaaagtctagctttaactagcgaaagatgttttgtctcgatatttttttgaccaactagttggattttactaaaacaattattcctctcgccctcatggcctctgagtcaatagcccatgaggccgaaggccgaatgggctattgactcagagtccattcgggctcgaggaataattgctaaatagcggagctccgcgcgcgccgaaggcgcgcgcgcgcggagcaccatacttaaggtGGCTGGTACCAGTTTCCTCGCGCGGGGAGTAAGTCACCTTCGTTGCGTCATGCGTGAGTAACACGCACGATACAGGCGCGAGATTTAAAACccgaaaaaccaaaacaaacatggcggcgtgCGGCTTTTTTCGCGCAAGGACACTTTTGTACTGTTGGAGAcgaaattttcatttaaaagagACTTTTCCTGCTAGAACAACTTCAGTCAATTCTGTGTATTTAAGAAAAATTGTTTCTGGAATTCAATGTTTCCCAAGTTTCAAAGGCAACTCGATCGATCGTTACGGCCACAGGGAGCGTATAAAGGACTCGCAAAGTGGACATAAATATGAAGAATGGACACACCAACAAAAATCATTTTGCTTGTTCTTCTTCGCAACATTCTATGGGTTGTATTTTGTTTGCTCGACAAATATTGCGTATGCAGGAGATAGAGAAGACGAAAAACCAAACTACGAGTCCAGGCGACACAAAGGATGCTTTGCTTCCAAACGACAAATTCAATCCGTAGCAAATCTGACCAGAGCAAAAAAATGCATAACCCAAGGCAACGAAAATCACCCTGAAGAGGAACAAGACTTTGAACCTCCAAGAAAAATAGAAACGAGGTCACAGGTATGTTGTTTATGCGATAAATATTTATCGTTACGTCGCTAACACTGTGCCAAATGTTGGCTCAAATATTGCAAATTAGCTAGATCGACCATTTCTATTTCCTTCCTGAGACTTTGCcttttggtttgaaaaattaaatatcAGAAAGTACATAGCTTAGCAAATATATTTTCATTACGGCAAACTAAACACGAGGTTGATATTTGTGGTACAAGACTGATTGAACTTTATGTTCTGCGAAATGACCTGAAATCTTGTTCAAACTGTAAAGAAGGTGAGTGTCTCTTGGTGTCTTCAGAAGTTTCTTTCAGCAATAGTAgggaagcaaaattatagttttctacttttaagaaaaatatcGTTTCATTGTTACCATACAAGTAAAGTACACAAAAATTGTGTACTTAAGTACATCACTAATATGAAGTAAAATTAGTGTAGAATAGAGTAACTTTTGTATTGATGTGAAGGTTGTTGACTCTTCAATTGCTATATAATCCCCAAGTCATGAAAAAAGGAAcattattttgtgaaaaatagttgaaaatattacaagtgatattttgatatcGAATTGTTTGTGAATTAAAATCTCAAATATTAGCGATGGAACATGCTTACTTATCTGTTTGTAATAGTGCCTggcattttttgaaattatcttaCATGGGTATGAACAAaatagtatgggtaatcaaaagGTTACAAGTGAAGTCAGGGAATCATCATTTCACCCAcgctttgtccaaaatcaaataatttcctcAGCCCAAAGGCTCTGCAATTTAtctgattttggacaaaacacaagtgacttattccctaatttcaggagtataccatttgattagctattaacaTTATGAGTGAAAAATTACGTTAATAaaacgccattttggcactgcaggaatagttgccatggcaacattgtaatttcacattaacgctgaaatttcctcccaaaattaaggagtaatttgtcatccaTGTTATAAGCTGAAATACAACTCATCTatgccaatcaaattgcaaagtacaatacaatactttatttgcCACCATCAATTTTACCAATATTGGAAGGTACACTGTGTATTCACAAGTCAGAGGCTtcaaaggtctttttttttgtttactactaatttatattcttcaatttgttgttttgttgcccCATTCAAGTTAATGTGATATTCAAATGCTTAGGTCCTTTGCCTTGTTGTAACCAAAACATCAATAACAGCATGGATATTTCCATTTCGCAAATAGAAAACTAACACGATGTAGCAATTAAACAGTGGAACAATAAAGGTCCATTCTTTTTCAGGAGTACATTTAACATCCCTGAGCATGAGACAAAAAATATGATTTATCATTTGCTTTTATGCAACATTGGCTGAGAAACAAATTAgtcactacatgtacatgaagttCATTTATTGCTTCAACAGGTCCATTATCCCTCGTAAACATTACTGGAGAAAAACGAAGTGGTCTTTGTAGTATCTTTAGCATTAAATGCAGCTACTGTGGTCACATAAATGAAGTGAAATCCTCTGGAGAACACCGAGCTGGAAACCGTGGTCCTCTTGTTAGCGATATCAACACAAGGGCAGTATTAGGATCCCTTCATGCTGGCATGGGGAATACACACCTAAATAATTTAGTGTCTGCAATGAACATACCAACCATGAATCATCGCTTgtttaaaagaagagaaagggAAGTTGGCAATGCTGTAGAGAAAGTTGCGAGGGAAAGCTGTGAAATGAACttgaatttagaaaaaaaagtagCTAAGCAGTCCTCTGGTCCATCAACAGATGGCCTTGTTGGAATCGCAGTTTCTTACGATATGGGTTGGCAAAAAAGGGGAAGGGGACACAATTCTTCAACTGGTCATGGGGCTGCCATGGGTCTTGCTACTGGAAAAGTTGTTAGTTACTCCACCAGATGCAAGACATGTAGAGTATGTAGCCATAACAAATTAACCGGGAAAGACAAAAGGCATGACTGTCGAAAAAATCATAGTGGATCATCAAAATCAATGGAAAGAGATGTGGCCTGTGAACTGTGGAGTAAAGCTCCTAAATCTGGAGTCAAATTTTCCATTTATGTTGGGGATGATGATTCCACAACATTAGCAgacataaaaaacaaaattccctACGGTGTTGAGAAATGGTCTGACATTGTTCATGCCAAGAGATCGCTAAATTCTAGACTGTATAACCTTAGAGACCGTTTCAAAGGATCAAATTGTTCAGTTCTGAGTCCCAAAGTGATCAATTATTTGACTAAGTGTTTCAGTTACTGTATCAACCAAAATGTTGGAGATTCTAATTCTCTAAAGAAAGGCCTCAAAAACATTGTTCCACATGCATTTGGGGACCACACTTGTTGTGATAATTCATGGTGTGGCTACAAACAAAATCCGGCAGCCTATAAACACACAGATTTGCCATATGGTAAAGATCTTTTTGGAGACTCACTCAAAAAGGCTTTAATTGATATTTTGGAGGAATATTCAACTGACATTGTGGTAAACAAACTTGCCCCATGTGCAAATTCACAGCGAAATGAAAGTCTCAACAGCACTGTAGGTTCTAAGAACCCTAAAACACGTTTTTATGGGGGCAGCGAGAGTAACAACTTCCGCGTAGCATGTGGGGTGGCACAGACCAACATTGGTTATGACTACATTGGAAAAACATTGGAAGCCTTAAAGATTGAGCCTGGTTATTACCATAAGAAACATGCTAATGCAATGGACAGGAAGGTTATTTGTGACAAACAACGAAAAGGGACAAAGCAATTCAAGCGAAGGCGGAACCAGTTATCTcagcaacaaaatcaacaaGCATTGAGAACGGAAGCAAATGAAGGAATCACATATGAGTCATCAGTGGGTTTAAATCTGGATACATCCAGCAAAAGAACAGAGCCACAAATTGTATTTGATGTGCCTACTAAATTATCACAAACAGAACTGAGAAGATATGAGGAAATACTACCTCCCTACACAGCAAGACCAAAAGTCATTCACTTATCATATGATTCCACTAACAAATATCAATTCATCATCTTTGACACAGAAACCACATGCACAGGAAAGCTGGCTGAGATATGCCAGCTGTCTGCTGTGAGTGAAAATGGCAGACAtgaattttcaacttttattctCCCCCAAAGTAGCATAAGTTATAGCGCCTACCTTGTCAATGGTATGACCATCAAGAACATCAGAGGAATAAGAACATTATACCACAGAAACAATCCTGTCCAAAGTGTAACCATAGAGGAGGCACTTCGTGACTTCCTAACTTTTATAAAACAAATTAAGAATTGTGATGAAGTGGACAATAATTTAACGGTCTTAATTGGACATAATTCTGCAACGTTCGATGTCCCCATTCTCCTCCGAAACAGTGATGACAACTTCAAGGATAGCCTTAATGACATGAACGTCTACTTTGCCGACAGCCTACAGCTAGTAAAAAATCTGATAAAAGACAAACACAAAGCACTTGAAAT
The genomic region above belongs to Montipora capricornis isolate CH-2021 chromosome 5, ASM3666992v2, whole genome shotgun sequence and contains:
- the LOC138049595 gene encoding homeobox protein DBX1-like isoform X1 codes for the protein MNPRERTDDRPRVASFLIDDILAPQSIRMGQCCNQNLPSADTDFRQLSSPTRNTSFLCNQSVYSTFLPCYGSQCYMIQHPCYWNAPYTCYAPGAHGYSFHGNPSLCSTQDLLNNEASSGNSLTPSETFVETVYGQTRPRRPRRPWTRAVFSNLQRKGLEKRFQVQKYLTKADRHQLASMLGLSDSQVKVWFQNRRMKWRQEARESVTSSNTGPED
- the LOC138049595 gene encoding homeobox protein DBX1-B-like isoform X2 — encoded protein: MNPRERTDDRPRVASFLIDDILAPQSIRMGQCCNQNLPSADTDFRQLSSPTRNTSFLCNQSVYSTFLPCYDLLNNEASSGNSLTPSETFVETVYGQTRPRRPRRPWTRAVFSNLQRKGLEKRFQVQKYLTKADRHQLASMLGLSDSQVKVWFQNRRMKWRQEARESVTSSNTGPED